Proteins encoded within one genomic window of Pectobacterium araliae:
- the frr gene encoding ribosome recycling factor, which produces MTNEIRKDAETRMDKCVEAFKNQISKIRTGRASPSILDGIQVEYYGSATPLRQLANVVVEDSRTLAISVFDRSLSPAVEKAIMASDLGLNPSSAGTVIRVPLPPLTEERRKDLIKVVRGEAEQGRISVRNVRRDANDKLKAQLKDKAISEDEERRAQDDVQKLTDNFIKKVDVALAEKEAELMEF; this is translated from the coding sequence GTGACTAATGAAATCAGAAAAGATGCTGAAACGCGCATGGACAAATGTGTTGAAGCGTTCAAAAATCAGATCAGCAAAATCCGTACCGGCCGTGCATCGCCTAGCATTCTCGATGGCATCCAGGTTGAATATTATGGCAGCGCAACGCCACTGCGTCAGCTTGCTAACGTTGTCGTAGAAGATTCCCGCACGCTGGCGATTTCAGTATTCGATCGTTCACTGAGCCCCGCGGTCGAGAAAGCGATCATGGCCTCCGATCTCGGCCTGAATCCGTCTTCTGCGGGGACTGTAATTCGCGTTCCGTTACCACCATTGACAGAAGAACGTCGTAAAGATCTGATCAAAGTGGTGCGTGGTGAGGCGGAGCAAGGGCGCATTTCTGTACGCAACGTGCGCCGTGATGCTAACGACAAGCTGAAAGCGCAACTGAAAGACAAAGCGATCAGTGAAGATGAAGAACGTCGTGCTCAGGACGATGTGCAGAAATTGACTGACAACTTCATCAAGAAAGTGGACGTCGCACTGGCAGAAAAAGAAGCAGAGCTGATGGAGTTCTAA
- the ispC gene encoding 1-deoxy-D-xylulose-5-phosphate reductoisomerase: protein MKQLTILGSTGSIGVSSLAVIKANPDKFAVRALSAGYNVKLMVEQCLTFQPAYASMADEASATALRQQLAEYGCKTEVLAGEQAACDLAALEGVDQVMAAIVGAAGLLPTLAAIHAGKQVLLANKESLVTCGRLFMDAVAQSGAQLLPIDSEHNAIFQSLPEQIQRQLGYASLSQHGVERIILTGSGGPFRETPVSALADMTPDQACAHPNWSMGRKISVDSATMMNKGLEYIEARWLFNASAEQMEVIIHPQSVIHSMVRYRDGSVLAQLGSPDMRTPIAHAMAYPERVTSGVKSLDFCQIGALTFLAPDYARYPCLQLAIDACHHGQSATTTLNAANEIAVAAFLQSQIRFTDIAVVNRHVIEQLTLPEPESVDDVLFIDNWARQVATQTLTQYAR, encoded by the coding sequence ATGAAGCAACTGACAATTCTTGGTTCGACTGGCTCTATTGGCGTCAGTTCTCTGGCGGTGATTAAAGCCAATCCCGATAAATTTGCCGTACGCGCGCTATCTGCGGGATACAACGTCAAGCTGATGGTAGAACAATGTCTCACTTTCCAACCTGCTTATGCCTCAATGGCTGATGAAGCCTCTGCAACGGCTCTGCGCCAACAGTTGGCGGAATACGGTTGCAAAACAGAGGTACTTGCTGGAGAGCAGGCTGCGTGTGACCTCGCTGCATTAGAGGGGGTCGATCAGGTCATGGCCGCGATTGTGGGTGCTGCTGGGCTATTGCCGACATTGGCTGCAATCCATGCGGGGAAACAGGTTTTATTGGCGAATAAAGAATCACTCGTCACCTGCGGACGCCTCTTTATGGACGCGGTGGCACAAAGTGGCGCGCAGCTTTTACCGATTGATAGTGAACATAATGCGATTTTTCAGAGTTTGCCTGAGCAAATTCAACGCCAATTAGGTTACGCTTCATTATCGCAGCATGGGGTCGAACGTATTATTTTGACCGGTTCCGGCGGTCCATTTCGTGAAACACCCGTGTCGGCGTTGGCGGATATGACGCCGGATCAGGCGTGTGCGCACCCAAACTGGTCAATGGGGCGCAAAATTTCGGTTGATTCTGCCACGATGATGAACAAGGGGCTGGAGTATATCGAAGCGCGCTGGTTGTTTAATGCTTCTGCCGAACAGATGGAAGTGATTATTCATCCACAATCGGTCATTCATTCTATGGTGCGTTACCGTGATGGCAGCGTTCTGGCGCAACTGGGTTCGCCTGATATGCGTACGCCGATTGCCCATGCAATGGCGTATCCTGAACGTGTGACGTCGGGCGTAAAATCGTTAGATTTTTGCCAAATTGGTGCGCTGACATTTTTAGCGCCGGACTATGCGCGCTATCCTTGTTTACAGCTGGCGATTGATGCCTGTCATCATGGTCAGTCGGCTACCACGACATTGAATGCTGCCAATGAAATTGCGGTAGCGGCATTTTTGCAGTCGCAGATACGCTTTACGGATATCGCGGTGGTAAATCGGCATGTTATTGAACAACTTACATTGCCAGAGCCCGAAAGTGTTGATGATGTTCTGTTCATCGACAACTGGGCGAGACAGGTTGCAACACAGACTCTGACACAGTACGCGCGATAG
- the ispU gene encoding (2E,6E)-farnesyl-diphosphate-specific ditrans,polycis-undecaprenyl-diphosphate synthase: MPSDNQKNTHDLPPAGPRHVAIIMDGNGRWAKSRGKMRIFGHQAGVKAVRRSVSFAVSQGLDALTLYAFSSENWNRPAQEVSALMELFVRALDSEVKSLHKHNVRLRVIGDIGRFSPRLQERIRRSETMTEKNQGLTLNIAANYGGRWDIIQGVRQLAEQVQEGSLRPDSINEASLCQYICLNDLAPVDLVIRTGGEHRISNFLLWQIAYAELYFTDVLWPDFDEQVFEGALNAFAQRERRFGGTTPIDADAS, translated from the coding sequence ATGCCGTCCGATAATCAAAAAAATACTCACGATCTACCCCCCGCCGGACCACGGCATGTTGCCATTATCATGGATGGCAATGGTCGCTGGGCGAAAAGCCGGGGAAAAATGCGAATTTTTGGCCACCAGGCTGGTGTCAAGGCTGTACGGCGTTCCGTCAGTTTCGCTGTGAGCCAAGGGCTTGACGCACTGACACTTTATGCATTTAGCAGTGAAAACTGGAACCGCCCCGCGCAGGAAGTTTCCGCACTCATGGAGTTGTTTGTTCGGGCGCTGGACAGCGAAGTGAAAAGCCTGCACAAACACAATGTTCGCCTGCGGGTGATTGGCGATATCGGCCGCTTCAGCCCGCGTTTACAAGAGCGAATCCGTCGTTCAGAGACGATGACAGAAAAGAATCAGGGGCTCACACTCAATATTGCCGCGAATTATGGCGGCCGTTGGGATATTATTCAGGGAGTACGGCAACTTGCAGAGCAGGTGCAGGAAGGTAGTCTTCGCCCTGATAGCATTAATGAAGCGTCATTATGTCAGTACATCTGTCTGAATGATCTGGCTCCGGTTGATTTGGTGATCAGAACCGGTGGAGAACACCGCATCAGTAATTTTCTTCTGTGGCAAATTGCTTATGCTGAACTTTACTTTACTGATGTCCTCTGGCCTGATTTCGATGAACAAGTCTTTGAAGGTGCGCTGAATGCTTTTGCACAACGCGAGCGCCGCTTCGGGGGAACAACACCTATCGATGCTGATGCATCCTAG
- the cdsA gene encoding phosphatidate cytidylyltransferase: MLKYRLITAFILIPIVIAALFLLPPLGFTLVTLAVCMLAAWEWGQLAGFVSYGQRLWLAILCGFLLALMLLSLPAYHYSVHIPQISIALWSSLVWWGVALFLVLFYPASASFWRHSRTLRIVFGIMTIVPFFWGMIAIHKYIGPWWLLYVMLLVWGADSGAYMFGKLFGKRKLAPKVSPGKTWEGFLGGLATSALISMLFSLYAPLTVAPATLLICSIAAALASVLGDLTESMFKREAGIKDSSHLIPGHGGVLDRIDSLTAAVPVFSCLMLLLFKVA, from the coding sequence TTGCTGAAGTATCGCCTGATTACTGCTTTTATTTTGATCCCGATTGTTATTGCTGCACTGTTCTTGCTGCCGCCTCTGGGGTTCACACTTGTTACGCTGGCCGTTTGTATGCTGGCGGCATGGGAATGGGGTCAGTTGGCGGGTTTTGTCTCTTATGGCCAACGCCTGTGGCTCGCGATCCTGTGTGGTTTCTTGCTGGCGCTGATGCTGTTATCGCTTCCGGCCTACCATTATTCCGTCCATATTCCGCAAATCAGTATCGCGCTCTGGTCATCATTGGTGTGGTGGGGCGTTGCGCTGTTTTTGGTTCTGTTCTATCCAGCTTCTGCCTCATTCTGGCGTCATTCGCGCACATTGCGGATCGTGTTTGGCATCATGACGATCGTGCCGTTTTTCTGGGGCATGATCGCGATCCATAAGTATATTGGTCCTTGGTGGCTGCTGTACGTCATGCTGCTGGTGTGGGGAGCAGACAGCGGTGCTTACATGTTCGGCAAACTGTTTGGTAAGCGTAAGCTCGCGCCAAAAGTCTCGCCGGGCAAAACCTGGGAAGGCTTTCTCGGTGGTTTGGCAACCTCTGCGCTAATCTCTATGCTGTTTAGCCTGTATGCGCCATTAACGGTAGCACCAGCGACGTTGTTGATTTGTTCTATCGCCGCTGCGCTGGCTTCGGTGTTGGGTGATTTGACGGAAAGTATGTTCAAACGCGAGGCGGGCATCAAAGACAGTAGCCATTTGATTCCGGGGCACGGTGGCGTGCTCGATCGTATCGACAGCCTGACAGCTGCGGTTCCTGTGTTCTCTTGCCTGATGCTGCTGCTGTTTAAAGTAGCTTAG
- the rseP gene encoding sigma E protease regulator RseP yields MLSFFWNLAAFIIALGVLVTVHEFGHFWVARRCGVKVERFSVGFGRALWRRRDRTGTEFVIALIPLGGYVKMLDERVDTVAPEFRHQSFNSKTVWQRAAIVSAGPIANFLFAIVAYWLVFILGVPGVRPVVGEIQPNSIAAQAEMSAGMELKSVDGIETPDWDTARLAMIGKIGDSNVVIGTAPLGSDRVVQKTLDLREWQFEPDKQDPAASLGIIPRGPQIEPVLNQVQAGSAAEKAGLQVRDRIVKVDGQVLAHWRDFVIAVRDNPGQSISLEVERNGAIVPLTLTPDSKSVGNGKVEGLAGVMPSVTPLPEEYRTVRQYGPFSAVYQATDKTWQLMKLTVSMLGKLVMGDVKLNNLSGPISIAQGAGMSADYGLIYYLMFLALISVNLGIINLFPLPVLDGGHLLFLAVEKLKGRPVSERVQDISYRIGTVLLMLLMGLALFNDFSRL; encoded by the coding sequence ATGTTGAGTTTTTTCTGGAATCTTGCCGCGTTTATCATTGCACTGGGTGTGCTGGTCACCGTCCATGAATTTGGGCATTTCTGGGTGGCGCGCCGCTGTGGTGTGAAGGTAGAGCGCTTCTCCGTCGGTTTCGGTCGCGCACTATGGCGTCGTCGCGATCGCACGGGTACAGAATTCGTGATTGCGCTGATCCCGCTTGGTGGCTACGTCAAGATGCTGGATGAGCGTGTCGACACGGTTGCGCCAGAATTCCGTCACCAATCTTTTAACAGTAAAACGGTCTGGCAGCGTGCGGCTATCGTCAGTGCGGGTCCGATTGCCAATTTCCTGTTTGCCATTGTGGCGTACTGGCTGGTGTTCATTCTCGGTGTGCCGGGTGTGCGTCCGGTAGTCGGTGAAATACAGCCCAATTCCATCGCCGCGCAAGCGGAAATGTCGGCAGGAATGGAACTAAAGTCCGTTGATGGTATCGAAACGCCTGATTGGGATACTGCGCGTTTAGCGATGATCGGTAAAATCGGTGACAGCAATGTCGTGATTGGAACCGCACCTTTAGGTTCTGACCGTGTCGTCCAGAAAACCCTGGATTTACGTGAGTGGCAGTTTGAGCCTGATAAGCAAGACCCAGCGGCCTCGCTCGGGATTATCCCGCGCGGTCCGCAAATCGAACCGGTACTGAATCAGGTGCAGGCTGGGTCTGCGGCGGAAAAAGCAGGTTTGCAAGTCAGAGATAGGATCGTTAAAGTCGACGGGCAAGTTTTAGCGCATTGGCGTGATTTCGTCATCGCCGTGCGTGATAACCCCGGACAATCTATCTCACTGGAGGTGGAACGAAATGGCGCAATAGTGCCGTTAACGTTAACGCCAGACAGCAAATCTGTGGGAAATGGCAAAGTTGAAGGGTTGGCCGGTGTTATGCCAAGCGTGACGCCGCTGCCCGAAGAATACAGGACTGTGCGCCAGTATGGGCCGTTTAGCGCTGTCTATCAGGCAACAGATAAAACCTGGCAACTGATGAAGTTGACCGTCAGTATGTTAGGCAAACTGGTTATGGGTGATGTTAAGCTGAACAACCTGAGTGGTCCCATTTCGATTGCTCAGGGTGCAGGAATGTCAGCAGATTATGGATTGATTTATTACCTGATGTTTTTGGCCTTAATTAGCGTCAATTTAGGGATCATCAATCTGTTTCCTCTGCCGGTATTGGATGGTGGACACCTGCTCTTTCTTGCGGTTGAAAAGCTGAAGGGTAGGCCGGTTTCTGAGCGTGTGCAGGACATTAGCTATCGTATTGGCACAGTATTGCTGATGTTGTTAATGGGACTCGCACTTTTCAATGATTTCTCTCGTCTCTAG